The following proteins come from a genomic window of Candidatus Bipolaricaulis sibiricus:
- a CDS encoding Phosphate regulon transcriptional regulatory protein PhoB (SphR) codes for MDMKTILVVEDEREIARMVQTYLMREGYRVEVAFTGEDGWAMFHSLQPDLVVLDLMLPGMHGLEVARRIRQQARTPIIMLTARAEEADRVAGLEMGADDYVTKPFSLRELAARVRAVLRRTEGGSAPEVIRAGPLTVDLAAREARLAGSVLDLTPTEFDLLAFLAAHPGRVFTRRELLEALQERTYATLPRTVDSHVKNLRHKIEPDPENPTHILTVHGVGYKFRPGPEGE; via the coding sequence ATGGACATGAAAACGATCCTCGTCGTGGAAGATGAACGGGAGATCGCGCGGATGGTGCAGACGTATCTGATGCGCGAAGGGTACCGGGTGGAGGTGGCGTTCACCGGAGAGGACGGGTGGGCGATGTTCCACTCTCTTCAGCCCGACCTGGTGGTGCTCGACCTCATGCTGCCGGGGATGCACGGGCTCGAGGTTGCCCGCCGCATCCGCCAGCAGGCGAGGACTCCCATCATCATGCTCACCGCCCGTGCTGAGGAAGCCGACCGCGTGGCAGGACTGGAGATGGGCGCCGACGACTACGTGACCAAGCCGTTCAGCCTGAGAGAGCTGGCCGCACGGGTGCGGGCCGTACTCCGGCGAACCGAGGGCGGCTCCGCTCCGGAGGTGATCCGAGCGGGCCCGTTGACCGTGGACCTGGCTGCGCGCGAAGCGCGGCTCGCTGGTTCCGTACTTGATCTCACACCGACGGAGTTCGATCTCCTGGCGTTCCTCGCGGCGCACCCAGGCCGGGTGTTCACCCGCCGCGAGCTCCTCGAGGCGCTCCAGGAGAGGACGTATGCAACGCTCCCCCGCACGGTGGACTCACACGTGAAGAACCTCCGACACAAGATCGAACCCGACCCTGAGAATCCGACCCACATCCTCACCGTCCACGGGGTGGGCTACAAGTTCCGTCCTGGTCCGGAGGGGGAGTAG
- a CDS encoding Acetyl-CoA synthetase codes for MAVDMKRDLSGLLHPSSVVVVGASAAPHKIGGVLFANVAAFPGPVYAVNPGYREVLGRPCVPTVDALPEPVGLAVIVVSPDDALRALEACGRKGIPHAVVITAGFKEQGGQGIERERELVRIASEYGMNVVGPNAFGVVFPRVGLNATFAPRGALPGHIAFISQSGALGSGVLNWAWHRKLGFSAFVSVGNKAVLTETDFLTAFAHDPDTKVIAAYLEAIEDGEAFLRVVEEVTREKPVLVLKAGRTEVGARAASSHTGALAGSDRAYDAAFRRSGVIRVRTVEELFEGAVALAQQPAPRGRRLGIVTNAGGPGILAADAAADDGLELAPLSPGTVASLANRFSSAASAANPVDILADATAEGFRDAVEWVLADPNVDMGLVLTAPHPILTFTQLAGDVAAAHLRQRKPVAASFMAGDLGPEAERVLRDAGVPAYFEPSRAVRALATLVRYREIRDRPPREVRDVKADRARAREILATGRTRLGVEAVELLAAYGIPVARGGLARSAAEAVALARDVGGPVVLKLVAPEVVHKSDVGGVRIGVPPSRVRSVYRELAALLPDRPGVGVYVQELLPPGEEVIVGVSRDPTFGPLVMFGLGGVFVEVLDDVAFSLAPLSPREAEDLVRRIKGFPVLAGLRGRPPVFLGGLAEVVERVSHLAADFPEIQELDINPLLCYPSRVVAVDLRVTVGA; via the coding sequence ATGGCCGTGGACATGAAGCGTGACCTCTCTGGGTTGCTGCATCCCAGCTCGGTTGTCGTGGTAGGGGCATCCGCCGCGCCACACAAGATCGGGGGGGTGCTGTTCGCCAACGTTGCCGCGTTTCCCGGGCCGGTGTACGCGGTGAACCCGGGCTACCGCGAGGTCCTCGGGCGGCCGTGCGTCCCGACGGTGGATGCGCTGCCGGAGCCCGTGGGGTTGGCGGTGATCGTCGTGTCCCCGGATGACGCGCTGCGGGCGCTGGAGGCGTGCGGCCGAAAGGGGATCCCCCACGCAGTGGTCATCACCGCCGGCTTCAAGGAACAGGGAGGGCAGGGGATCGAGCGAGAACGCGAACTGGTAAGGATCGCCTCGGAGTACGGGATGAACGTGGTTGGCCCGAACGCATTCGGGGTTGTCTTCCCCCGGGTGGGACTCAATGCAACCTTTGCCCCCCGAGGAGCGTTGCCGGGGCACATCGCGTTCATATCCCAATCCGGGGCGCTCGGAAGCGGTGTTCTGAACTGGGCCTGGCATCGGAAGCTCGGCTTCTCGGCGTTCGTGTCGGTGGGGAACAAGGCCGTACTCACGGAAACCGACTTCTTGACGGCGTTCGCTCACGACCCCGATACGAAGGTCATCGCAGCCTACCTGGAGGCAATCGAGGACGGGGAAGCGTTTCTGCGTGTCGTGGAGGAGGTGACACGGGAGAAGCCGGTGCTGGTCCTGAAGGCTGGCCGAACCGAGGTGGGCGCGCGAGCTGCCTCGTCCCACACCGGCGCGCTGGCCGGATCCGACCGCGCCTACGATGCGGCCTTCCGTCGCTCTGGGGTGATCCGGGTCCGCACGGTCGAAGAGCTGTTCGAGGGTGCAGTGGCCCTGGCCCAGCAACCGGCCCCGCGTGGACGACGGCTGGGGATCGTTACCAACGCGGGCGGCCCAGGCATTCTCGCCGCAGACGCTGCGGCGGACGACGGGCTCGAGCTGGCGCCTCTGTCGCCGGGTACGGTCGCCTCGCTTGCCAACAGGTTCTCGTCTGCTGCGAGCGCGGCGAATCCGGTGGACATCCTGGCCGACGCGACGGCGGAGGGGTTCCGCGACGCGGTGGAGTGGGTGCTCGCGGACCCGAACGTGGACATGGGGCTCGTTCTCACTGCGCCCCACCCCATCCTCACCTTCACCCAGCTTGCCGGAGACGTGGCCGCAGCGCACCTCCGCCAGCGGAAGCCGGTGGCGGCGAGCTTCATGGCCGGTGACCTCGGACCAGAGGCAGAACGGGTACTCCGCGACGCCGGGGTCCCTGCCTACTTCGAGCCCAGTCGGGCCGTGCGGGCGTTGGCGACGCTGGTCCGGTACCGGGAGATCCGCGATCGTCCCCCGCGGGAAGTCCGGGACGTGAAGGCAGATCGGGCACGCGCGCGGGAGATCCTGGCCACGGGCCGTACTCGGCTTGGGGTCGAGGCGGTGGAGCTTCTCGCTGCCTATGGGATCCCCGTTGCCCGCGGCGGCCTCGCCCGAAGTGCCGCCGAGGCGGTCGCGCTGGCGCGGGACGTCGGAGGGCCGGTGGTTCTCAAGCTCGTCGCGCCCGAGGTAGTCCACAAGTCCGACGTGGGAGGGGTTAGGATCGGTGTTCCTCCGAGCAGAGTCCGATCGGTGTACCGCGAGCTGGCGGCACTCCTTCCGGATCGGCCCGGAGTGGGTGTGTACGTGCAGGAGCTTCTACCCCCCGGAGAGGAGGTCATCGTGGGGGTCAGTCGGGACCCTACGTTCGGGCCACTCGTGATGTTCGGCCTGGGCGGGGTGTTCGTGGAGGTGCTGGACGACGTGGCGTTCAGCCTGGCCCCTCTCTCGCCACGGGAGGCCGAGGACCTCGTGCGGAGGATCAAGGGGTTCCCGGTCCTCGCCGGGCTGCGGGGCCGACCGCCGGTCTTCCTGGGCGGCCTGGCCGAGGTCGTGGAGAGGGTGAGCCACCTCGCTGCGGACTTCCCCGAGATCCAGGAGTTGGACATCAACCCGCTCTTGTGCTACCCGAGCCGCGTCGTGGCGGTGGACCTCCGGGTCACCGTTGGCGCCTAG
- a CDS encoding OsmC/Ohr family protein yields MEAKVTWKNGMRFVGVGPSGHPVAMDAGPEVGGQNTAPRPTELLLCALGGCTGMDVVSILQKMRTPARSLEIVITAERAPEHPKAFRTAKLLFRAEGVPEENLRKAAQLSHERYCSVGSSLSTAITIEVEARP; encoded by the coding sequence ATGGAAGCCAAGGTGACTTGGAAGAATGGCATGCGCTTCGTCGGAGTCGGACCGTCGGGTCATCCCGTGGCCATGGACGCGGGGCCGGAGGTGGGAGGGCAGAACACCGCACCACGGCCCACGGAGCTCCTCCTGTGTGCGCTCGGGGGATGCACGGGAATGGACGTGGTCTCGATTCTGCAGAAGATGCGCACACCGGCGCGAAGCCTGGAGATCGTGATCACCGCGGAACGGGCGCCCGAGCATCCCAAGGCGTTCCGCACGGCAAAGCTCCTCTTCCGGGCCGAGGGCGTACCCGAGGAGAACCTCCGCAAGGCAGCCCAGCTATCGCATGAGCGGTACTGCTCTGTGGGGAGCTCGCTCTCGACCGCGATCACGATCGAGGTCGAGGCTCGGCCGTAG
- a CDS encoding Glutaredoxin, whose translation MDAKVEREVIVYSTPTCPWCGVAKRYLEGKGIAYTEIDVSADYQAAMEMVRKTGQQGVPVIEVDGEFVIGFDKARLDALLG comes from the coding sequence ATGGACGCGAAAGTCGAACGCGAGGTAATTGTGTACAGCACGCCTACGTGCCCCTGGTGTGGGGTGGCGAAGAGGTACCTCGAGGGCAAGGGGATCGCCTATACCGAGATCGACGTGTCGGCCGACTACCAGGCAGCGATGGAGATGGTGCGGAAGACGGGGCAGCAGGGCGTCCCGGTGATCGAGGTCGATGGCGAGTTCGTGATCGGGTTTGACAAGGCCCGCCTCGACGCGCTGTTGGGGTGA